GGAAGATGCCGCTGTTGGTGTTGACGCTGTCGCAGTTGAACTCCAGCTCCAGCTCGAAATCGGCGAACATCCGCTTTGAGTACCACAGCAGTCCGCCGCCGCCGTGGGCGGTCAGCTCGCCGGTTTCCCGGTCAATCGTGAAATAACCGTCGCCGGCGTGGTTCCAGCCGAACTTGGTGTAACTGCCGTATTCGTTCTTCTCCACCAGCTCCAGCCATTCACCCGCGGCGGCCTGCGCGTGGATGGCGAGCAGGCAGAGGGAGGATATCAGCAGGATTTTTTTCACTATAAGCTCCCCTGGAAAGAAGAACGCCCGGACGGATACGGTCGTCCGCCCGGGCGCGAAAATCGGTATGTGCGACGAACCCTAGAGCGGCATGACCCGGATATTGCGGAAATGCACGCTGGAGCGGTCGTCGTGGTTCTGCAGCCCGAGATAGCCCTTGGGCCAGTGGGTCGCCACCTTGCCCGCGGGCTGGACGTCCCACTCGTTGACCACTTCGCCGTTGAGCTCGATCTTGTAGTTCAAGCCCTTGAGCGTGAACTTGTAATGGTTCCACTCGCCGGTGGCCTTGGCGGTCAGCTTTGTGGGCGGCTTGGCGTCATAAATCGCGCCGGTGACCTGCTTGGGCGAGGGCCCGCCGGGAGTGGGCTTGGCGCCCTC
This region of Candidatus Glassbacteria bacterium genomic DNA includes:
- a CDS encoding DUF1080 domain-containing protein, translating into MPIFAPGRTTVSVRAFFFPGELIVKKILLISSLCLLAIHAQAAAGEWLELVEKNEYGSYTKFGWNHAGDGYFTIDRETGELTAHGGGGLLWYSKRMFADFELELEFNCDSVNTNSGIFLRVPTLPESYDYIHHSFEIQIMDRSRRGLLHATGAIYDAAPATRLASLGPGKWNRIKITCDGLHYLVVLNGETVVDWMARPAGKIVDHWPQGYLGLQNHHGGGVIRFRNIRVREIDGK